A genomic segment from Streptomyces sp. NBC_01233 encodes:
- a CDS encoding LytR/AlgR family response regulator transcription factor yields MLRVLAVDDEKPLLEELLYLLRSDPRVLSAEGASDATEALRRVTRALESGPDGADGIDVVFLDIHMAGLTGLDIARLLAGFAQPPLIVFVTAHEGFAVQAFDLKAVDYVLKPVRPQRLAEAVRRACAQLARAGEAPVAAEPAASPSAVAAPRRPAAEVTVTDRAPEQIAVELGGVTRFVAIADIAYVEAQGDYARLHTDEGSHLVRIPVSTLEERWAARGFVRIHRRHLVALSRIDEIRLDAGTTSVRVGAAELQVSRRHARELRDLLMRQATG; encoded by the coding sequence ATGCTGCGCGTACTGGCCGTCGACGACGAGAAGCCGCTCCTGGAGGAACTCCTCTACCTGCTGCGCTCGGACCCCCGCGTGCTCAGCGCGGAGGGCGCCTCGGACGCCACCGAAGCCCTGCGCCGCGTCACCCGGGCACTGGAGTCCGGACCGGACGGGGCCGACGGCATCGACGTCGTCTTCCTCGACATCCACATGGCCGGGCTGACCGGTCTGGACATCGCCCGGCTGCTGGCGGGGTTCGCGCAGCCGCCGCTGATCGTGTTCGTCACCGCCCACGAGGGCTTCGCCGTACAGGCCTTCGACCTGAAGGCCGTGGACTACGTGCTCAAGCCGGTGCGCCCCCAGCGGCTGGCCGAGGCCGTGCGGCGGGCCTGCGCGCAGCTGGCCCGCGCCGGGGAGGCACCGGTGGCCGCCGAGCCGGCGGCGAGCCCGTCGGCCGTGGCGGCTCCGCGCCGACCGGCCGCCGAGGTCACGGTCACCGACCGCGCCCCGGAGCAGATCGCGGTCGAACTGGGCGGCGTCACCCGCTTCGTGGCGATCGCCGACATCGCCTACGTCGAGGCGCAGGGCGACTACGCCCGCCTCCACACCGACGAGGGCAGCCACCTGGTCCGGATCCCCGTGTCCACGCTGGAGGAGCGCTGGGCGGCGCGCGGGTTCGTACGGATCCACCGCCGCCATCTGGTGGCGCTGTCGCGGATCGACGAGATCCGGCTGGACGCGGGCACGACCAGTGTCCGGGTCGGGGCGGCGGAGCTCCAGGTCAGCCGCAGGCACGCGCGGGAGCTGCGGGACCTCCTGATGCGGCAGGCCACTGGCTGA
- a CDS encoding sodium/solute symporter: protein MNQTYALTAVAVVVVATVLVGALGLRISRTTSDFYVASRTVGPRLNAAAISGEYLSAASFLGVAGLVLLQGPAMLWYPVGYTAGYVVLLALVAAPLRRSGAYTLPDFAEARLESQAVRRIAVLFVVGVGWLYLLPQLQGAGLTLEILTGAPHWVGGLVVAFVVSTAVAAGGMRSITFVQAFQYWLKLTALLVPAFFLLAAWAGDGAPRATFDAPAVFREHTSVTLAEDVRLSLDEPLTVTVTGQVDGHGYVAVPLTLAPGGHSVRAHARLEFAPDTPVPDTRAEAGLGVSGWSEPLSGDRPEHRLYATYGLILATFLGTMGLPHVAVRFYTSPNGRAARRTTLVVLGLVGAFYLLPPVYGALGRIYAPELALTGDADAAVLVLPERMLGGLLGELLGALLAGGAFAAFLSTASGLTMAVAGVLHQDVLPARGVRSFRSAVLVAILVPLGGSVTATEVPVADAVGLAFAVSASSFCPLLVLGIWWRGLTPPGAVAGLVTGGGAALSAVLATRTGLAPAGWVHTLLAWPAVWSVPLGFLTMVAVSLATRSRVPAGAAATLARLHLPENVAVDRAWESPRRSEGEGVR, encoded by the coding sequence GTGAACCAGACGTACGCGCTGACCGCGGTCGCCGTCGTCGTGGTGGCCACCGTCCTGGTCGGCGCGCTGGGCCTGCGCATATCCCGGACCACCTCCGACTTCTACGTGGCCTCGCGCACGGTGGGGCCCCGGCTCAACGCGGCGGCCATCAGCGGGGAGTACCTCTCGGCCGCGTCCTTCCTCGGTGTGGCCGGGCTGGTGCTGCTCCAGGGGCCCGCGATGCTCTGGTACCCGGTGGGCTACACGGCCGGTTACGTGGTGCTGCTCGCGCTGGTGGCGGCGCCGCTGCGGCGCTCCGGCGCGTACACGCTGCCCGACTTCGCCGAGGCCCGGCTGGAGTCGCAGGCGGTGCGCCGGATCGCGGTGCTGTTCGTGGTCGGGGTGGGCTGGCTGTACCTGCTGCCGCAACTGCAGGGCGCCGGGCTGACGCTGGAGATCCTGACCGGGGCCCCGCACTGGGTCGGCGGGCTGGTCGTGGCCTTCGTGGTGAGCACGGCGGTGGCCGCCGGCGGGATGCGCAGCATCACCTTCGTACAGGCCTTCCAGTACTGGCTCAAACTCACCGCCCTGCTGGTCCCGGCCTTCTTCCTGCTGGCCGCCTGGGCCGGGGACGGGGCGCCGCGGGCCACGTTCGACGCCCCGGCGGTCTTCCGGGAGCACACTTCGGTGACGCTCGCGGAGGACGTGCGGCTGTCCCTGGACGAGCCGCTGACGGTCACGGTGACCGGGCAGGTGGACGGGCACGGCTACGTGGCGGTCCCGCTGACCCTGGCCCCCGGCGGGCATTCCGTACGGGCGCACGCGCGGCTGGAGTTCGCCCCGGACACGCCCGTCCCGGACACCCGCGCGGAAGCCGGTCTCGGGGTGTCCGGCTGGTCGGAGCCGCTGTCCGGGGACCGCCCGGAGCACCGGCTGTACGCCACCTACGGGCTGATCCTGGCGACCTTCCTCGGCACGATGGGCCTGCCGCACGTGGCGGTGCGCTTCTACACCAGCCCGAACGGGCGGGCCGCGCGGCGCACCACGCTGGTCGTGCTCGGCCTGGTCGGCGCCTTCTACCTGCTGCCGCCGGTGTACGGGGCACTGGGCCGGATCTACGCCCCCGAACTCGCCCTGACCGGCGACGCGGACGCGGCGGTGCTGGTGCTGCCCGAGCGGATGCTGGGCGGACTGCTCGGCGAGCTGCTGGGGGCGCTGCTGGCCGGGGGCGCCTTCGCGGCCTTCCTCTCGACCGCTTCGGGGCTGACGATGGCGGTGGCCGGGGTGCTGCACCAGGACGTGCTGCCGGCGCGCGGGGTGCGCAGCTTCCGTTCGGCGGTGCTCGTGGCGATCCTGGTGCCGCTGGGCGGGAGCGTGACGGCGACGGAGGTGCCGGTGGCGGACGCGGTGGGCCTGGCCTTCGCCGTGTCGGCGTCGTCGTTCTGTCCTCTGCTGGTGCTGGGCATCTGGTGGCGCGGGCTGACCCCGCCCGGGGCGGTGGCGGGTCTGGTCACCGGCGGCGGCGCGGCGCTGAGCGCGGTACTGGCGACGCGGACGGGGCTGGCCCCGGCGGGCTGGGTGCACACGCTGCTGGCGTGGCCTGCGGTGTGGTCGGTGCCGCTCGGGTTCCTGACGATGGTCGCGGTGTCGCTGGCCACCCGGTCGCGGGTCCCGGCCGGGGCGGCGGCCACCCTGGCCCGGCTGCACCTGCCGGAGAACGTGGCCGTGGACCGGGCGTGGGAGTCCCCCCGGCGGAGCGAGGGGGAGGGCGTGCGGTGA
- a CDS encoding sensor histidine kinase — protein sequence MCPAVPALLAVAGAVLLLAAGWAAGRRHALRGERAAGPDLGTPVERATFHTLHTASLAAPPLRAGLTEDAARKAARRLRSLLGTEALCLTDRESVLAWDGPGADHHERRAMARVAVMLESGRSQSVRTECQRPDCPLKWAVVAPLTGEDGMLGALVAYGSRESAVLVRAATEVARWVSVQLELSELDRSRTRLMEAEIKALRAQISPHFIFNSLAAIASFVRTDPEHARELLLEFADFTRYSFRRHGDFTTLAEELRSVQQYLALAGARFGDRLKVTLQVAPEVLPVALPFLCLQPLVENAVKHGLEDSTEECRITITAQDAGAEAVITVEDNGVGMDPALLRRILAGEHSGSTSGIGLPNVDERIRQVYGDEYGPVIETGVGAGMKVTIRIPKYRAGVHSSPSGHHPPRP from the coding sequence GTGTGTCCGGCCGTGCCGGCCCTGCTGGCGGTGGCGGGTGCGGTCCTGCTGCTGGCCGCGGGCTGGGCGGCGGGCCGCCGGCACGCCCTGCGCGGTGAACGGGCCGCCGGGCCGGACCTCGGGACGCCGGTGGAGCGGGCCACCTTCCACACCCTGCACACGGCTTCGCTGGCCGCTCCCCCGCTGCGCGCCGGGCTCACCGAGGACGCCGCCCGCAAGGCCGCCCGGCGGCTGCGGTCGCTGCTGGGTACGGAGGCCCTGTGCCTCACGGACCGGGAGTCGGTGCTGGCCTGGGACGGCCCGGGCGCCGACCACCACGAGCGGCGGGCGATGGCCCGGGTGGCGGTGATGCTGGAGTCGGGCCGCAGCCAGAGCGTGCGGACCGAGTGCCAGCGGCCCGACTGTCCGCTGAAGTGGGCGGTGGTGGCCCCGCTCACCGGCGAGGACGGGATGCTGGGCGCGCTGGTGGCGTACGGGTCGCGGGAGTCCGCGGTACTGGTGCGGGCCGCGACCGAGGTCGCCCGGTGGGTGTCCGTGCAGCTGGAGCTGTCCGAGCTGGACCGCTCGCGGACCCGGCTGATGGAGGCGGAGATCAAGGCGCTGCGGGCGCAGATCTCCCCGCACTTCATCTTCAACTCGCTGGCCGCGATCGCCTCGTTCGTCCGCACCGATCCGGAGCACGCCCGGGAACTGCTGCTGGAGTTCGCGGACTTCACCCGGTACTCCTTCCGGCGGCACGGCGACTTCACCACGCTCGCCGAGGAGTTGCGCTCCGTCCAGCAGTATCTGGCGCTGGCCGGCGCCCGGTTCGGCGACCGGCTGAAGGTGACCCTGCAGGTGGCACCGGAGGTGCTGCCGGTGGCGCTGCCGTTCCTGTGCCTGCAGCCCCTGGTGGAGAACGCCGTCAAGCACGGGCTGGAGGACTCCACCGAGGAGTGCCGGATCACCATCACCGCGCAGGACGCGGGCGCGGAGGCGGTGATCACCGTCGAGGACAACGGGGTGGGAATGGATCCGGCACTGCTGCGCCGGATCCTGGCCGGGGAGCACAGCGGTTCCACCTCCGGCATCGGGCTGCCCAATGTCGACGAGCGGATCCGGCAGGTGTACGGGGACGAGTACGGGCCGGTGATCGAGACGGGCGTCGGCGCCGGCATGAAGGTCACCATCCGCATTCCCAAATACCGTGCGGGCGTGCACAGTTCACCGTCGGGACACCATCCCCCCCGCCCCTGA
- a CDS encoding GuaB1 family IMP dehydrogenase-related protein — translation MRFLNDSKPPYDLTYDDVFMVPSRSAVGSRQGVDLSSPDGTGTTIPLVVANMTAIAGRRMAETVARRGGIVVIPQDIPIEIVTDVISWVKTRHHVLDTPITLAPTQTVADALSLLPKRAHGAGVVVDGEGRPVGVVTEHDLSGVDRFTQLSEVMSKELLLLDADIDPREAFNQLDAGHRKLAPAVDEDGKLVGILTRKGALRATLYTPATDANGKLRIAAAVGINGDFVQKAKQLLDAGVDTLVIDTAHGHQESMINAIKAVRALDPQVPIVAGNIVAAEGVKDLIDAGADIIKVGVGPGAMCTTRMMTGVGRPQFSAVLECAAEAKKYGKHVWADGGVRHPRDVAMALAAGASNVMIGSWFAGTYESPGDLQQSADGRLYKESFGMASARAVQNRTSEESAYDRARKGLFEEGISTSRMFLDPSRPGVEDLIDSIIAGVRSSCTYAGAGSLAEFEEKAVIGIQSAAGYAEGKPLHASWS, via the coding sequence GTGCGTTTCCTCAATGACTCGAAGCCGCCGTACGACCTGACGTACGACGATGTGTTCATGGTTCCGAGCCGCTCCGCGGTCGGTTCCCGCCAGGGCGTCGACCTCTCCTCGCCCGATGGCACCGGCACCACCATTCCGCTGGTCGTGGCGAACATGACCGCCATCGCGGGCCGCCGGATGGCCGAGACCGTCGCCCGCCGCGGCGGCATCGTCGTCATCCCGCAGGACATCCCGATCGAGATCGTCACCGACGTCATCTCCTGGGTGAAGACCCGCCACCACGTGCTCGACACCCCGATCACGCTGGCGCCCACCCAGACGGTCGCCGACGCGCTGTCCCTGCTGCCGAAGCGCGCCCACGGAGCCGGAGTCGTCGTCGACGGCGAGGGCCGCCCGGTCGGCGTCGTCACCGAGCACGACCTGAGCGGTGTCGACCGCTTCACCCAGCTCTCCGAGGTCATGTCGAAGGAGCTGCTGCTCCTCGACGCGGACATCGACCCCCGCGAGGCCTTCAACCAGCTCGACGCCGGCCACCGCAAGCTGGCCCCCGCCGTCGACGAGGACGGCAAGCTCGTCGGCATCCTCACCCGCAAGGGCGCCCTGCGCGCGACCCTCTACACCCCGGCGACCGACGCCAACGGCAAGCTGCGCATCGCGGCCGCCGTCGGCATCAACGGCGACTTCGTGCAGAAGGCCAAGCAGCTGCTCGACGCGGGCGTGGACACGCTCGTCATCGACACGGCGCACGGCCACCAGGAATCGATGATCAACGCGATCAAGGCCGTCCGCGCGCTGGACCCGCAGGTCCCGATCGTGGCCGGCAACATCGTCGCCGCCGAGGGCGTCAAGGACCTCATCGACGCCGGTGCGGACATCATCAAGGTCGGTGTGGGCCCCGGCGCCATGTGCACCACCCGCATGATGACCGGCGTGGGCCGCCCGCAGTTCTCCGCGGTGCTGGAGTGCGCGGCCGAGGCGAAGAAGTACGGCAAGCACGTGTGGGCCGACGGCGGCGTCCGTCACCCGCGCGACGTGGCGATGGCGCTGGCCGCCGGCGCGTCCAACGTGATGATCGGCTCCTGGTTCGCCGGTACGTACGAGTCCCCGGGCGACCTCCAGCAGTCGGCCGACGGCCGCCTCTACAAGGAGTCCTTCGGCATGGCCTCGGCGCGCGCGGTGCAGAACCGCACGAGCGAGGAGTCGGCCTACGACCGTGCCCGCAAGGGCCTGTTCGAGGAGGGCATCTCCACCTCGCGCATGTTCCTCGACCCGTCGCGTCCGGGCGTCGAGGACCTGATCGACTCGATCATCGCGGGGGTGCGCTCCTCGTGCACGTACGCCGGTGCCGGGTCCCTCGCGGAGTTCGAGGAGAAGGCCGTCATCGGCATCCAGTCCGCGGCCGGCTACGCCGAGGGCAAGCCGCTGCACGCCAGCTGGAGCTAG
- a CDS encoding XdhC/CoxI family protein: MLDIADELRAWCAAQREFALATVVAVSGSAPRGPGASLAVDARGAALGSISGGCVESAVHELCLDALASGQGGLHRFGYSDDDAFAVGLTCGGVLDVLVTPVRGLDPVRPVLGSVLAAAAGGTRAALARVVSGPPRQLGRALAVHADGSYEGGLAGGPALDRAAAGRVRALLLAGRTATAELGTAGGLCGEPLTLLVESAAEPPRLIVYGAIDFAAALARIGAFLGHRVTVCDARPVFAAPERFPDADEVLVDWPHRHLATEWEAGRLDSRTAVCVLTHDVKFDVPLLELALRLPVGYVGAMGSRRTHAERVRRLREEGVTDAALARLRSPIGLDLGGATPEETALAIAAEFTAVRHGGTVLPLAQRPGPVHRRAAQVARAAGRG, translated from the coding sequence ATGCTCGACATAGCCGACGAGCTACGCGCGTGGTGCGCCGCCCAACGGGAGTTCGCGCTGGCCACCGTCGTGGCCGTCAGCGGCAGCGCCCCGCGCGGCCCCGGTGCCTCCCTCGCCGTCGACGCCCGGGGCGCCGCGCTCGGCTCCATCTCCGGGGGCTGCGTGGAATCCGCCGTGCACGAGCTGTGCCTCGACGCGCTCGCCTCCGGCCAAGGCGGCCTGCACCGCTTCGGCTACAGCGACGACGACGCCTTCGCCGTGGGCCTGACCTGCGGTGGAGTCCTGGACGTACTGGTCACCCCGGTGCGCGGACTCGACCCGGTACGGCCCGTGCTCGGCTCCGTGCTCGCCGCCGCCGCAGGCGGCACCCGCGCCGCGCTCGCCCGGGTCGTCTCCGGCCCGCCCCGCCAACTCGGCCGGGCGCTCGCCGTCCACGCCGACGGCTCCTACGAGGGCGGGCTCGCCGGCGGCCCCGCCCTGGACCGGGCCGCCGCCGGGCGGGTACGGGCCCTGCTGCTGGCCGGGCGCACCGCCACCGCCGAGCTCGGCACCGCCGGCGGACTCTGCGGGGAGCCCCTCACCCTGCTCGTCGAATCGGCCGCCGAGCCGCCCCGGCTCATCGTCTACGGAGCCATCGACTTCGCCGCGGCCCTCGCGCGGATCGGCGCCTTCCTCGGCCACCGGGTCACCGTGTGCGACGCCCGGCCCGTCTTCGCGGCCCCGGAGCGCTTCCCCGACGCCGACGAGGTCCTCGTCGACTGGCCGCACCGGCACCTGGCCACGGAATGGGAGGCGGGCCGCCTGGACTCCCGTACCGCCGTGTGCGTCCTCACCCACGACGTCAAATTCGACGTACCGCTGCTGGAACTGGCCCTGCGGCTGCCCGTGGGCTACGTGGGAGCCATGGGGTCGCGGCGCACCCACGCCGAACGCGTCAGACGGCTGCGGGAGGAAGGGGTGACGGACGCAGCGCTCGCCCGGCTGCGCTCACCCATCGGGCTGGACCTCGGCGGCGCCACCCCCGAGGAGACCGCCCTGGCCATCGCCGCCGAGTTCACGGCGGTCCGGCACGGAGGAACGGTGCTCCCGCTGGCGCAGCGCCCCGGTCCGGTGCACCGGCGTGCGGCGCAGGTGGCCCGGGCGGCCGGGAGGGGATGA
- a CDS encoding IS701 family transposase, with product MARVVLPEDSTKEISELIDVMISLLFESLPRRDQRNWARVYLNGLVRTTGKKTIRNIAGTGASSVEQSLQQFISKSPWDWTPVRRSLAQHLERTAQRPLAWVLQPMVIEKAGDRSVGVGRQFVPQLGRTANCQQASGIWLASSEASFPVEWTLTLPGPWTSELLRRRRAGIPDTARSLTPAQDAVHAVQRMAATWQLQRRPVVMEVANGDLPQSIESFTLQDIPFVFKVDGSLPVSFGGAGRHKPGPHTAPARELIDSLRSQRRVVEWTRHGRAEGAVTLLTSASILATPCEDRPVPAPPTPLLLVGAWTEAALLPSEFWITNIGDRPLAQLFLLAKLTDRVSLDFAETCEPVGIRDFEGRSFRGWHHHATLASVAHAAKLLGTRPHLPDGYPGPARAAVTRPAATAARPAAARPATPAALPPRPYLPGQTPRREYIR from the coding sequence TGGTGCGGACCACAGGGAAGAAAACAATCCGTAACATCGCCGGAACAGGGGCCAGTTCCGTCGAGCAGAGCCTCCAGCAGTTCATCAGCAAGTCCCCCTGGGACTGGACCCCGGTCCGCCGCTCCCTCGCCCAGCACCTCGAACGCACCGCCCAGCGCCCCCTGGCCTGGGTGCTCCAGCCCATGGTCATAGAGAAGGCAGGCGACCGCTCGGTCGGCGTCGGCCGGCAGTTCGTCCCCCAGCTCGGCCGCACCGCCAACTGTCAGCAGGCCAGCGGGATCTGGCTCGCCTCCAGCGAGGCCAGCTTCCCGGTCGAATGGACCCTCACCCTCCCCGGGCCCTGGACCAGTGAACTCCTGCGCCGCCGACGGGCCGGCATCCCCGACACCGCCCGCTCCCTCACCCCCGCCCAGGACGCCGTACACGCCGTCCAGCGGATGGCCGCGACCTGGCAACTCCAGCGCCGGCCCGTGGTGATGGAGGTCGCCAACGGCGATCTGCCCCAGAGCATCGAGTCCTTCACGCTGCAGGACATCCCCTTCGTCTTCAAGGTCGACGGCTCCCTGCCCGTCTCCTTCGGCGGCGCCGGCCGCCACAAACCCGGACCGCACACCGCACCCGCCCGCGAACTCATCGACTCCCTGCGGTCCCAGCGCCGCGTCGTCGAATGGACCCGGCACGGCCGCGCCGAAGGCGCGGTGACCCTGCTGACCTCGGCCTCGATCCTCGCCACCCCCTGCGAGGACCGGCCCGTGCCCGCGCCGCCCACCCCGCTGCTGCTGGTCGGAGCCTGGACCGAAGCCGCCCTGCTGCCCTCCGAGTTCTGGATCACCAACATCGGCGACCGGCCCCTCGCCCAGCTCTTCCTGCTCGCCAAACTCACCGACAGGGTCTCCCTGGACTTCGCCGAGACCTGCGAACCGGTGGGCATCCGCGACTTCGAGGGCCGCTCCTTCCGCGGCTGGCACCACCACGCCACCCTCGCGAGCGTGGCCCACGCCGCCAAACTGCTCGGCACGCGGCCGCACCTGCCCGACGGATACCCCGGGCCCGCCCGCGCCGCCGTCACCCGGCCGGCCGCCACGGCGGCCCGGCCCGCCGCAGCCCGGCCGGCGACCCCGGCCGCGCTGCCGCCGCGCCCGTACCTCCCCGGCCAGACCCCGCGCCGCGAGTACATCCGCTGA